In the Kitasatospora terrestris genome, one interval contains:
- a CDS encoding ROK family protein, producing MRQTRRVETVPRRANQVATLRALRAAAPARLTQLHRDTGLSRPTVEAAVGELLDAGWAVQIDPDPEVASPGRPARRYVFNARAGYALGVDLAPHRVLARLTDLDGVTVGEFQAAVDPSDDRATVLSALRYAARRCLAQAGVPDTALCAVGVASPGVVGRDGTVLFSVLPGWAGQNLAEELSGDFPCPVLVENDSNLAAVAEHWRGSIKGSDDALAVLSGLRTGAGLILGGRLHRGNAGAAGETGALPQLGWARAQDRILAFPGLPADVPQADRAERVFAMARAGDEAALSAIDAYTADLAEGIAAIVLTVDPEVVVLCGGFWSSADLLLEPLRAHLEPLCLVVPRLVVSSLGDTSATLGAVRIALGRLEQVLYDADLPLPVPPVRR from the coding sequence GTGCGACAGACCCGCAGGGTCGAGACCGTGCCGCGCCGCGCGAACCAGGTGGCCACGCTACGCGCGCTGCGGGCCGCTGCGCCGGCCAGGCTGACTCAGCTGCACCGGGACACGGGCTTGTCACGGCCAACCGTGGAGGCGGCGGTGGGCGAACTCCTGGACGCGGGGTGGGCTGTTCAAATCGACCCCGACCCCGAGGTCGCGTCGCCCGGGCGCCCGGCGCGCCGGTACGTTTTCAACGCCCGTGCCGGCTACGCCCTCGGTGTCGACCTCGCCCCGCACCGGGTCCTCGCTCGGCTGACGGACCTGGACGGCGTGACCGTCGGAGAGTTCCAGGCTGCTGTCGACCCATCTGACGACCGGGCCACGGTCCTGTCGGCACTGCGCTACGCGGCACGCCGGTGTCTGGCGCAGGCAGGTGTTCCCGACACGGCTCTGTGCGCGGTGGGAGTCGCTTCTCCGGGGGTCGTCGGGCGGGACGGTACCGTCCTGTTCAGCGTGCTGCCCGGCTGGGCAGGCCAGAACCTGGCGGAGGAGCTCAGCGGCGACTTCCCCTGTCCGGTGCTGGTGGAAAACGACAGCAATCTCGCTGCGGTCGCCGAACACTGGCGCGGATCCATCAAGGGCAGCGACGACGCACTCGCCGTGCTGTCCGGCCTCCGTACCGGTGCCGGCCTGATTCTCGGCGGGCGGCTGCACCGCGGTAATGCGGGTGCCGCCGGCGAGACCGGTGCCCTGCCGCAGCTGGGCTGGGCCCGGGCCCAGGATCGCATCCTGGCTTTTCCTGGCCTTCCGGCGGACGTGCCGCAGGCGGACCGCGCGGAGAGAGTCTTCGCCATGGCCCGGGCCGGAGACGAGGCAGCGTTGAGCGCGATCGACGCCTACACTGCCGACTTGGCAGAGGGGATCGCGGCGATAGTCCTTACCGTCGACCCCGAGGTGGTGGTTCTCTGTGGCGGCTTCTGGAGCTCCGCGGACCTGCTCCTGGAACCTCTGCGGGCACATCTGGAGCCCTTGTGCCTGGTGGTGCCTCGCTTGGTGGTGTCCTCGCTCGGCGACACCTCGGCAACCCTCGGGGCGGTGCGCATCGCCCTCGGAAGGTTGGAGCAGGTCCTGTACGACGCCGACCTGCCCTTGCCGGTTCCGCCGGTCCGCAGGTAG
- a CDS encoding DUF4158 domain-containing protein has protein sequence MGRLHHLAEQLGTTDAACVKRYTERKPTAYEYSWEVRGRYEYRDHDDLLAGRRLRTFPHRRK, from the coding sequence GTGGGACGGCTGCACCACCTGGCCGAGCAACTGGGCACCACGGACGCCGCGTGCGTGAAACGGTACACCGAGCGCAAGCCGACGGCGTACGAGTACTCCTGGGAGGTCCGCGGCCGGTATGAGTATCGGGATCACGACGATCTGCTGGCCGGTCGTCGGCTGCGGACATTCCCGCACCGGCGGAAGTGA